From one Nonomuraea polychroma genomic stretch:
- a CDS encoding zinc-dependent alcohol dehydrogenase: MLTANYLGNQTIGIREADPSPPKAGQVQIEVAYTGICGTDLHILHGHMDARVKPPAIIGHEMSGVIAAVGDGVTGWAAGDHVTVMPLDWDGSCPACRAGNQHICQNLTFVGIDSPGALQGLWNVDADLLVPLPKTLRLDHAALVEPVAVAVHDVRRAELAPGDRAVVVGGGPIGVLIAAVARHEGADVVVVEIDPRRRQAAAAMGFRVLDPSATDQVAWVEEWTQGAGADVAFEVSGAAAAVLGVTNLVKVRGTVVVVAIHPQPRPVDLQRVFWRELRLLGARVYQRADFERAVELLATGVIPAGELITEIVPITGTADAFAALESGRAMKILVNVSGGTA; this comes from the coding sequence GTGCTAACCGCCAATTACCTGGGGAATCAGACGATCGGCATCCGCGAGGCGGATCCGTCGCCCCCGAAGGCCGGTCAGGTGCAGATCGAGGTCGCGTACACCGGAATCTGCGGCACGGACCTGCACATCCTCCACGGACACATGGACGCCAGGGTCAAGCCGCCCGCCATCATCGGCCACGAGATGAGCGGAGTCATCGCCGCCGTGGGCGACGGAGTCACCGGGTGGGCCGCCGGCGACCACGTCACTGTCATGCCGCTGGACTGGGACGGTTCCTGTCCCGCGTGCCGTGCGGGCAACCAGCACATCTGCCAGAACCTCACCTTCGTCGGCATCGACTCCCCCGGCGCGCTCCAGGGCCTGTGGAACGTCGACGCCGATCTCCTGGTCCCCCTGCCCAAGACCCTGCGCCTGGACCACGCGGCCCTGGTCGAGCCCGTGGCGGTCGCCGTCCACGACGTACGGCGAGCCGAGCTCGCGCCGGGCGACCGCGCGGTGGTCGTCGGCGGCGGCCCCATCGGCGTGCTCATCGCCGCGGTCGCCAGGCACGAGGGCGCGGACGTCGTGGTCGTCGAGATAGACCCGCGACGCAGACAGGCCGCCGCGGCCATGGGGTTCCGCGTGCTCGACCCCTCGGCCACCGACCAGGTCGCGTGGGTCGAGGAATGGACGCAGGGAGCCGGCGCGGACGTGGCATTCGAGGTGTCCGGCGCGGCGGCGGCGGTGCTGGGCGTGACGAACCTGGTGAAGGTACGGGGCACGGTCGTCGTGGTGGCCATCCATCCACAGCCGCGGCCGGTCGACCTGCAACGCGTCTTCTGGCGCGAGCTGCGCTTGCTGGGCGCGCGCGTCTACCAGCGCGCCGACTTCGAGCGCGCCGTCGAGTTGCTGGCCACGGGGGTGATCCCGGCCGGCGAGCTGATCACCGAGATCGTGCCGATCACCGGGACGGCGGACGCCTTCGCCGCCCTGGAGTCGGGGCGGGCCATGAAGATCCTCGTGAACGTCTCTGGGGGTACGGCATGA
- a CDS encoding L-fuconate dehydratase, with protein sequence MTAIIGVDAFDVRFPTSLSLDGSDAMNKDGDYSAAYVVIRTDDPDLSGFGFTFTIGRGNDICVLAAKQRGLPLVGMAVEDVVTDLGGVYRHLKSDSQLRWLGPEKGVEHLAMAAVMNAVWDLAARVAGKPLWRLLTDMTSEELADVADLSYLSDVLTRDEAVALLKELEPTRADRVAELAETGYPCYTTSAGWLGYSDEKLRRLCQEAVEAGYKHVKLKVGASLDDDIRRLRIAREVIGADASLMIDANQVWDVPQAIEWVRALAEFEPLWIEEPTSPDDILGHAAIRKAVTPIGVATGEHGMNRVLFKQMFQAEAIDFCQLDSARLASVNEILAVYLMAKKFGVPVCPHAGGVGLCELVQHLSIFDYVAVSGSLEGRVTEYVDHLHEHFVDPCVVKNGAYMLPARPGYSAQMYDATLATFSFPDGDYWARATDS encoded by the coding sequence ATGACCGCGATCATCGGCGTGGACGCCTTCGACGTACGTTTCCCGACATCGCTGAGCCTGGACGGCTCCGACGCGATGAACAAGGACGGCGACTACTCGGCCGCCTACGTCGTGATCAGGACCGACGACCCGGATCTGTCCGGCTTCGGCTTCACGTTCACGATCGGCAGGGGCAACGACATCTGCGTGCTCGCCGCCAAGCAGCGTGGCCTTCCACTGGTCGGCATGGCCGTGGAGGACGTGGTGACGGACCTGGGCGGCGTCTACCGCCACCTCAAGTCCGACTCGCAACTGCGGTGGCTGGGGCCGGAGAAGGGCGTCGAACACCTCGCCATGGCCGCCGTCATGAACGCCGTGTGGGACCTGGCGGCCCGCGTCGCCGGCAAGCCGCTGTGGCGGTTGCTGACCGACATGACCTCGGAGGAGCTGGCCGACGTCGCCGACCTGTCGTACCTGTCGGACGTGCTCACCCGCGACGAGGCGGTAGCGCTGCTGAAGGAGCTGGAGCCGACCCGCGCCGACCGCGTCGCCGAGCTGGCCGAGACCGGTTACCCGTGCTACACGACCAGCGCGGGCTGGCTCGGATACTCCGACGAGAAGCTGCGGCGGCTCTGTCAGGAAGCCGTCGAGGCCGGATACAAGCACGTGAAGCTGAAGGTCGGCGCCAGCCTCGACGACGACATCCGCCGGTTGCGCATCGCCCGCGAGGTCATCGGCGCCGACGCCAGCCTGATGATCGACGCCAACCAGGTCTGGGACGTGCCGCAGGCGATCGAGTGGGTACGCGCGCTCGCGGAGTTCGAGCCACTGTGGATCGAGGAGCCCACCAGCCCCGACGACATCCTCGGCCACGCCGCGATCCGCAAGGCCGTCACGCCCATCGGCGTGGCCACCGGCGAGCACGGGATGAATCGGGTCCTGTTCAAGCAGATGTTCCAGGCCGAGGCCATCGACTTCTGCCAGCTCGACTCCGCCAGGCTCGCCAGCGTCAACGAGATTCTCGCGGTCTATCTGATGGCCAAGAAGTTCGGCGTGCCGGTGTGCCCGCACGCGGGCGGCGTCGGCCTCTGCGAGCTGGTGCAGCACCTGTCGATCTTCGACTACGTCGCCGTGTCGGGCTCGCTCGAGGGCAGGGTGACGGAATACGTCGACCACCTGCACGAGCACTTCGTCGACCCGTGCGTCGTCAAGAACGGCGCCTACATGCTGCCGGCCCGTCCCGGCTACAGCGCGCAGATGTACGACGCCACGCTGGCGACGTTCTCCTTCCCCGACGGCGACTACTGGGCCAGGGCCACGGACTCCTGA
- a CDS encoding FadR/GntR family transcriptional regulator: MTTREPRASQSDIVVEGIKRMIINGALSAGSRLPVEKDLAAQLGVSRSSLREGVRALVITGVLETRQGDGTYVTALDPGILLSPIGFLVDLHRPENVADLQSVRRVLETEAVGRAALRITDEELDRAEQILTSMELLLQTEPIDHEAIMNADITFHRLIAAASHNTTLEALIEALASRTVRARLWRAINADGAEFDTHKEHQAILQALRTRDPDAARLRMGVHLLAVEQYLSANQESVALAQ; encoded by the coding sequence ATGACTACCCGCGAGCCGCGCGCATCGCAATCCGACATCGTGGTCGAGGGCATCAAGCGCATGATCATCAATGGTGCGCTGTCGGCGGGATCCCGCCTTCCCGTGGAGAAGGACCTGGCCGCCCAGCTAGGCGTGTCACGCAGCTCGCTCCGCGAAGGGGTCCGCGCGCTGGTCATCACCGGAGTGCTGGAGACCCGGCAGGGCGACGGCACTTACGTGACCGCGCTCGACCCGGGGATACTGCTGAGCCCGATCGGTTTCCTGGTCGACCTGCACCGGCCGGAAAACGTCGCCGACCTGCAGTCCGTGCGGCGGGTGCTGGAGACCGAGGCCGTGGGGCGGGCCGCGCTGCGCATCACCGACGAGGAGCTCGACCGGGCCGAGCAGATCCTGACGTCCATGGAGCTGCTGCTCCAGACCGAGCCGATCGACCACGAGGCGATCATGAACGCCGACATCACGTTCCACCGCCTCATCGCCGCGGCGTCACACAACACGACCCTGGAGGCGCTGATCGAGGCGCTGGCCAGCCGTACGGTACGGGCCCGCCTGTGGCGGGCCATCAACGCCGACGGGGCCGAGTTCGACACCCACAAGGAGCATCAGGCCATCCTCCAGGCGCTCAGGACACGGGATCCCGATGCGGCCCGGCTGCGGATGGGGGTGCACCTGCTCGCCGTGGAGCAGTACCTGTCGGCGAATCAGGAGTCCGTGGCCCTGGCCCAGTAG
- a CDS encoding MFS transporter, protein MTQAHPQPVRSRTGTTRIRWTIIWLAFAGLSINYLDRASLSVALPFMGEDFHLTATQQGLVFAAFFWAYDACQLVAGWYVDKVGPRRSFFLAAVWWSIFTALTGLARGFWSLLTLRFLLGIGESPAPSTAAKVVATWFPTRERAFATSIWDSGSRVGAVIALPVVTGLIAWLHWRAVFVVIGAVGVVWALVWWKYYRDPRQHPGASAAEIEYVEGGGARTAETDAEEAARIPWRSLFRYRTVLSMMFGFFCLNSVIYFFITFFPSYLVTERGFSLLKLGFFGAIPGLFAVLSGWAGGLLADRAIRRGASVTRVRKTVIVGGLVGGSVIMFAAVVPEAWMALTLLSISYGSLTVAGTGIWSLPADVAPSSRHVGSLGGVQNFASNFAGIITPIVVGALVDATGSFVVPLLVIGVIALVGAFNYLVIMGRIEPLKLIGSAPAATSGS, encoded by the coding sequence ATGACGCAAGCGCATCCCCAACCGGTCAGATCACGCACGGGAACGACCAGGATCCGATGGACGATCATCTGGCTGGCGTTCGCCGGACTGTCGATCAATTACCTCGACCGTGCGAGTCTCAGCGTCGCGCTGCCGTTCATGGGGGAGGACTTCCACCTGACCGCGACGCAGCAGGGGCTGGTGTTCGCGGCGTTCTTCTGGGCCTACGACGCCTGCCAGCTCGTCGCCGGCTGGTACGTGGACAAGGTCGGGCCGCGGCGCTCCTTCTTCCTCGCCGCCGTGTGGTGGTCGATCTTCACGGCGCTGACCGGGCTCGCCCGCGGCTTCTGGTCCCTGCTCACGCTCCGCTTCCTGCTCGGCATCGGTGAGAGCCCGGCCCCCAGCACCGCGGCCAAGGTCGTGGCGACCTGGTTCCCGACCAGGGAGCGCGCCTTCGCCACCAGCATCTGGGACTCGGGCTCCAGGGTCGGCGCGGTCATCGCGCTCCCCGTCGTGACCGGTCTCATCGCGTGGCTGCACTGGCGCGCCGTCTTCGTCGTCATCGGCGCGGTCGGGGTCGTCTGGGCGCTCGTCTGGTGGAAGTACTACCGGGACCCGCGGCAGCACCCCGGTGCGAGCGCGGCCGAGATCGAGTACGTCGAGGGCGGCGGCGCCCGCACGGCGGAAACCGACGCCGAGGAGGCCGCGCGGATCCCGTGGCGGTCGCTGTTCCGCTACCGCACGGTCCTGAGCATGATGTTCGGCTTCTTCTGCCTGAACAGCGTCATCTATTTCTTCATCACCTTCTTCCCGTCATACCTGGTGACCGAGCGCGGCTTCTCCCTGCTGAAGCTGGGCTTCTTCGGGGCCATCCCTGGCCTGTTCGCGGTGCTGTCCGGCTGGGCCGGAGGCCTCCTGGCCGATCGGGCCATCCGCAGGGGCGCTTCGGTCACCCGGGTACGCAAGACGGTCATCGTCGGCGGGCTCGTCGGCGGGTCAGTGATCATGTTCGCCGCGGTGGTGCCGGAGGCGTGGATGGCGCTGACGCTCCTGTCGATCTCGTACGGCAGCCTCACCGTCGCCGGCACCGGCATCTGGTCGCTCCCCGCCGATGTCGCGCCCAGTTCCAGGCACGTCGGATCTCTTGGCGGGGTACAGAACTTCGCGTCCAACTTCGCCGGGATCATCACGCCGATCGTGGTGGGCGCGCTGGTGGACGCCACGGGATCGTTCGTCGTACCGCTGCTGGTGATCGGGGTGATCGCCCTGGTGGGGGCGTTCAACTATCTTGTGATCATGGGCAGGATCGAGCCGCTCAAGCTGATCGGCTCTGCCCCTGCCGCCACGAGCGGCTCCTGA
- a CDS encoding isoamylase early set domain-containing protein → MLRRTPLFGKKTRITFTLPADQPAGIVSVVGDFNDWSPGRHELLLRRSGLRTVSVILPPGIHRFRYLATGGMWFDDESADHIDRDGSLLQL, encoded by the coding sequence ATGCTCAGGCGTACACCCCTGTTCGGGAAGAAGACCCGGATCACCTTCACCCTGCCCGCGGACCAGCCCGCCGGCATCGTCAGCGTCGTCGGCGACTTCAACGACTGGTCACCCGGCCGCCACGAACTCCTGCTTCGCCGCAGCGGCCTGCGTACGGTGTCGGTGATCCTCCCGCCGGGGATTCATCGCTTCCGTTACCTGGCGACCGGCGGCATGTGGTTCGACGACGAGTCGGCCGACCACATCGACCGGGACGGCAGCCTGCTCCAGCTCTGA
- a CDS encoding archease, with product MSHVVGIVVEAWADTREECLAEAVQALVENFADVGDAVPDDSVVIVSAEETDEALLMDVLDEAIYQVEACHRVAVDVSVDERTKATMGQVEVRLATVPVGAVVRVGPVPKAVAVQHLRFGRTDGVWRAHVDVDV from the coding sequence GTGTCGCATGTCGTCGGCATCGTCGTGGAAGCGTGGGCGGACACTCGGGAGGAGTGCCTGGCAGAGGCGGTGCAGGCTCTGGTGGAGAACTTCGCCGACGTGGGCGACGCCGTCCCGGACGACAGCGTCGTGATCGTCTCGGCGGAGGAGACCGACGAGGCGCTGCTCATGGACGTGCTGGACGAGGCGATCTACCAGGTGGAGGCATGCCATCGGGTGGCGGTGGACGTGTCCGTCGACGAGCGCACCAAGGCCACCATGGGGCAGGTCGAGGTACGGCTGGCCACCGTGCCGGTCGGCGCCGTGGTGCGGGTGGGGCCGGTGCCCAAGGCGGTCGCCGTACAGCACCTGCGCTTCGGCAGGACCGACGGCGTGTGGCGGGCCCACGTGGACGTCGACGTCTAA
- a CDS encoding class I SAM-dependent methyltransferase, with amino-acid sequence MLTHDAALDWIARWDRQQEGYLPDREERFTALIDAVEALERPDPLVIDLGCGPGSLSARLLDRLPKATVVSVDADPLLLGLGRAAYPQLTFVPADLRTSGWTGLLGLDRPADAAVSTTALHWISGPDLRRVYGELADVLRPGGLLLNGDHMDTDDTTPVLARLERAVHERQSERAFGADRPEDWRAWWEAIMADPAFAELNQERTTAGAAHHGSESHLMSHHVEALRDSGFTEIGTLWQHGNNRLLCAVRGD; translated from the coding sequence GTGCTCACACACGATGCCGCACTCGACTGGATCGCGCGCTGGGACCGCCAGCAGGAGGGCTACCTTCCCGACCGCGAGGAGCGGTTCACCGCGTTGATCGACGCCGTGGAGGCGCTGGAACGGCCCGATCCGCTGGTCATCGACCTGGGGTGCGGACCGGGGTCGTTGTCCGCGCGGCTGCTCGACCGGCTGCCCAAGGCCACGGTCGTGTCGGTGGACGCCGATCCGCTGCTGCTCGGGCTCGGGCGGGCAGCGTATCCGCAGCTCACGTTCGTACCCGCAGATCTGCGTACGAGCGGGTGGACGGGGCTGCTCGGCCTGGACCGGCCCGCCGACGCCGCGGTCAGCACGACCGCGCTGCACTGGATCTCCGGGCCCGACCTGCGCCGCGTCTACGGGGAACTGGCCGATGTGCTGCGGCCGGGCGGGCTGCTGCTCAACGGCGACCACATGGACACCGACGACACCACGCCCGTCCTGGCGCGGCTGGAGCGTGCCGTGCACGAGCGCCAGAGCGAGCGGGCGTTCGGCGCGGACCGGCCGGAGGACTGGCGGGCCTGGTGGGAGGCGATCATGGCGGATCCGGCGTTCGCCGAGCTCAATCAGGAGCGCACCACGGCCGGGGCCGCCCACCACGGCTCCGAGTCGCACCTGATGTCGCATCACGTCGAGGCGCTCCGGGATAGCGGCTTCACCGAGATCGGCACGCTCTGGCAACACGGGAACAACCGGCTGCTGTGCGCCGTGCGAGGCGACTGA
- a CDS encoding CGNR zinc finger domain-containing protein, translated as MDYNSHTDVVVRVTVALVNALTPGEQRGRTFPAPADAGAAATEGLRSVYPAYREVTAAEGAELTEVAARLRTVFVAVAAADIDTAATRVNELLEETRARPMLEKHDGEPWHLHFHGRGGTMAGDWAASCATGLAIVLGSEFSDRLGVCTAPHCDRVYVDVSRNGTRRFCSTACQNRVKTAAFRARSKTD; from the coding sequence TTGGATTACAACAGTCACACGGATGTGGTGGTCAGGGTCACGGTCGCCCTGGTGAACGCGCTGACCCCAGGCGAGCAGCGTGGACGGACCTTCCCTGCGCCCGCCGACGCCGGCGCCGCCGCCACTGAGGGCCTGCGCAGCGTCTACCCGGCCTACCGGGAGGTCACCGCGGCGGAGGGCGCGGAGCTCACCGAGGTCGCCGCCCGCCTGCGGACGGTCTTCGTCGCCGTCGCCGCGGCGGACATCGACACCGCGGCCACGCGGGTCAACGAGCTCCTGGAGGAGACCCGCGCCAGGCCGATGCTCGAGAAGCACGACGGCGAGCCGTGGCACCTGCACTTCCACGGCCGTGGCGGCACCATGGCCGGCGACTGGGCGGCGAGTTGCGCGACCGGGCTGGCGATCGTGCTGGGCAGCGAGTTCAGTGACCGCCTCGGGGTCTGCACGGCGCCTCACTGTGACCGGGTCTACGTGGACGTGTCACGCAACGGCACCCGCAGGTTCTGCTCCACCGCCTGCCAGAACCGCGTCAAGACGGCCGCCTTCCGCGCCAGGAGCAAGACCGACTGA
- a CDS encoding glycosyltransferase family 2 protein, with protein sequence MPATGNQDEVDVSVVIPAHNCREYLDRCLTSVLVQRIKKEIVVVDDGSTDGSAELLDLYASYHKDSIRVVHIERSGGAGHPRNVGLGHATGRYVFFCDADDYLGPEALERMVAMADRNGSDIVLGKIVGHGRRAPVSMFQHSADRAELGDSAVYNSLCCFKLFRRDLLERHRIRFGEGMPVGEDILFTVHAYCHAGVISVVADYDCYHLVSRPDGSSVMQQPGSRDPIAWLTMIREPIRVMAGHVEPGPLRDHLLRRHFRLDVFAQLGTVFLESDDIRRKDIAREVAALCDEWYTPGVHERLGAIDRQRAGALDDIDRLVRLARIESATVRRRLTGLRWDGARLLVTGAARLDGIGRDDGVAVVLRSRHTPHTELFVPAQRKGGEFTARVETSTLDSGVWDLRVAVELEGVVRFGRLGAERESGITCPPPRLFGDRVILPYFTKDNGNLSIDVGGHVVGVPGTARLIRARWGLGNRLVVDGEVTVAGTTPAAAQIRRIVWRERQTGRERTEPVTALPSGGFTARPAVGKLTPGTWDAYLELDLGGPPARFRIEADAEAVAPPRRWWFAALLRTVRPYATSGKGRLSTVVRRLTPGTIVRKIWR encoded by the coding sequence ATGCCGGCGACAGGCAACCAGGACGAGGTCGACGTCAGCGTCGTCATCCCCGCACACAACTGCCGGGAATACCTCGACAGATGCCTCACGTCCGTGCTCGTGCAGCGGATCAAGAAGGAGATCGTCGTCGTCGACGACGGCTCCACGGACGGCAGTGCCGAGCTGCTGGACCTCTATGCCTCCTACCACAAGGACAGCATCCGGGTGGTGCACATCGAGCGCAGCGGCGGCGCCGGCCACCCGCGCAACGTCGGCCTCGGGCACGCCACCGGGCGGTACGTGTTCTTCTGTGACGCCGACGACTACCTCGGCCCCGAGGCGCTGGAACGCATGGTCGCCATGGCCGACAGGAACGGCTCCGACATCGTCCTCGGCAAGATCGTGGGGCACGGCAGGCGGGCGCCGGTGTCGATGTTCCAGCACAGCGCCGACCGGGCGGAGCTCGGCGACAGCGCCGTCTACAACAGCCTGTGCTGCTTCAAGCTGTTCAGGAGGGACCTGCTCGAACGCCACCGCATCAGGTTCGGCGAGGGCATGCCCGTCGGCGAGGACATCCTCTTCACGGTCCACGCCTACTGCCACGCCGGCGTGATCTCCGTCGTCGCCGACTACGACTGCTACCACCTCGTGTCCAGGCCGGACGGCAGCAGCGTCATGCAGCAGCCCGGCAGCAGGGATCCGATCGCGTGGCTGACCATGATCAGAGAGCCGATCCGGGTCATGGCCGGGCACGTCGAGCCGGGCCCGCTGCGCGACCACCTGCTGCGCAGGCACTTCAGGCTGGACGTGTTCGCCCAGCTCGGGACGGTGTTCCTGGAGAGCGACGACATCCGGCGCAAGGACATCGCGCGGGAGGTCGCCGCCCTCTGCGACGAGTGGTACACGCCCGGCGTGCACGAGCGGCTGGGCGCCATCGACCGGCAGCGAGCCGGCGCGCTGGACGACATCGACCGGCTGGTGCGCCTGGCCCGCATCGAGAGCGCCACCGTGCGGCGCAGGCTGACCGGGCTGCGCTGGGACGGCGCCCGCCTCCTGGTGACGGGCGCGGCCCGGCTCGACGGCATCGGCAGGGACGACGGCGTGGCCGTGGTGCTGCGCTCCCGGCACACCCCGCACACCGAGCTGTTCGTGCCCGCGCAGCGCAAGGGCGGCGAGTTCACCGCCCGCGTCGAGACGAGCACGCTCGATTCCGGCGTCTGGGATCTGCGGGTGGCGGTCGAGCTCGAGGGCGTCGTGCGTTTCGGCAGGCTCGGCGCCGAGCGCGAGAGCGGCATCACCTGCCCGCCGCCCCGGCTGTTCGGCGACAGGGTGATCCTGCCGTACTTCACCAAGGACAACGGCAATCTGAGCATCGACGTCGGCGGGCACGTGGTCGGGGTGCCCGGCACGGCCAGGCTCATCAGGGCCAGGTGGGGGCTCGGGAACCGGCTGGTGGTCGACGGTGAGGTCACCGTCGCGGGCACCACTCCGGCGGCCGCGCAGATCAGGCGGATCGTCTGGCGCGAGCGGCAGACGGGTCGCGAGCGGACCGAGCCGGTGACGGCGCTGCCCAGCGGCGGGTTCACGGCCAGGCCGGCGGTGGGCAAGCTCACGCCCGGCACCTGGGACGCCTATCTGGAGCTCGACCTCGGCGGGCCGCCCGCGCGGTTCAGGATCGAGGCCGACGCCGAGGCGGTCGCGCCGCCGCGCCGATGGTGGTTCGCCGCCCTGCTGCGGACCGTCCGGCCGTACGCGACCTCGGGGAAGGGGCGGCTGAGCACGGTGGTACGGCGGCTGACGCCCGGGACGATCGTCAGGAAGATTTGGCGCTAA
- a CDS encoding energy-coupling factor ABC transporter permease has translation MHVPDGFFNAVTSVSAGAVAAAGVAVCLRGARRELDDRTAPMAGLVAAFIFAVQMLNFPVAAGTSGHLLGGALAAILVGPYTGVLCMAVVLLVQAVFFADGGLTALGVNITIMGLVTVLVGWAVFRLVTGLARGTGGVTLAAFLAALVSVPASALVFTLLFWIGGTAPIEVGAVAAAMGGVHLLIGIGEGVITALTVGAVIAVRPDLVYGARGLAKPLVLRGAEGTTTTVGENEPVPARGAGWMFLAGGGLVTLVLAGAVSFFASSDPDGLEAVAENQGFLDRATDHGLGGWALADYGEVGGIPVGVAGIIGVGLVLLIAGAVAYAARSRDEITEKKIKV, from the coding sequence GTGCACGTACCCGATGGCTTCTTCAACGCAGTTACCTCCGTCTCCGCCGGGGCGGTGGCGGCCGCCGGAGTCGCGGTGTGCCTCCGCGGGGCGCGGCGTGAGCTCGACGACCGCACCGCGCCCATGGCCGGGCTCGTCGCGGCCTTCATCTTCGCCGTGCAGATGCTCAACTTCCCCGTCGCCGCGGGCACCAGCGGGCACCTTCTGGGCGGCGCGCTGGCGGCGATACTCGTCGGGCCCTATACCGGCGTGCTCTGCATGGCAGTGGTCCTTCTGGTGCAGGCGGTGTTCTTCGCCGACGGCGGGCTGACCGCGCTGGGCGTCAACATCACGATCATGGGCCTCGTCACCGTGCTCGTCGGCTGGGCGGTCTTCCGGCTGGTCACCGGGCTGGCCAGGGGCACGGGCGGGGTCACGCTGGCGGCGTTCCTGGCCGCGCTGGTCTCCGTGCCGGCCTCCGCGCTGGTGTTCACGCTGCTGTTCTGGATCGGCGGGACGGCGCCGATCGAGGTGGGGGCGGTGGCCGCCGCGATGGGCGGCGTGCACCTGCTGATCGGCATCGGCGAGGGCGTGATCACGGCGCTGACCGTCGGCGCGGTGATCGCCGTGCGACCCGACCTCGTGTACGGCGCCCGCGGCCTGGCCAAGCCGCTCGTCCTGCGCGGCGCCGAGGGGACGACCACGACCGTGGGTGAGAATGAGCCTGTTCCCGCCCGCGGTGCCGGCTGGATGTTCCTGGCCGGCGGGGGTCTGGTGACGCTGGTGCTGGCCGGCGCCGTGTCGTTCTTCGCCTCATCCGACCCCGACGGGCTGGAGGCGGTGGCCGAGAACCAGGGCTTCCTCGACCGGGCCACCGACCACGGGCTCGGCGGGTGGGCGCTGGCCGACTACGGTGAGGTGGGCGGGATCCCCGTGGGCGTGGCCGGGATCATCGGCGTGGGGCTCGTGCTGCTCATCGCCGGGGCCGTGGCCTACGCCGCCAGGAGTCGAGACGAGATCACCGAAAAAAAGATCAAGGTGTGA
- the cbiQ gene encoding cobalt ECF transporter T component CbiQ, whose amino-acid sequence MGAGHHHQLYLPGGSVVHRLPPQCKLLAVFAFAVVVVATPRERFWAFAAYAVLLGVVAAVARVPAAYIVRRMVIEVPFVLFAFLIPVIGLGERITVLGLSLSVPGLWAAWNILAKATLGVAASILLAATTEPRVILIGAQRLRLPSLLVQIAMFMLRYMDVIMDEMRRMRVARESRGFEARNFRHIPVIARSAGALFIRSYERGERVHLAMLSRGYSGAMPIIHDMSASAPQWGTALALPAAALAVLGLGL is encoded by the coding sequence GTGGGCGCCGGGCATCACCATCAGCTCTACCTGCCGGGCGGCTCGGTCGTGCACCGGCTGCCGCCGCAGTGCAAGCTGCTCGCGGTCTTCGCGTTCGCCGTCGTCGTGGTGGCCACGCCGCGCGAGCGGTTCTGGGCGTTCGCGGCCTATGCGGTGTTGCTCGGCGTCGTCGCGGCGGTGGCTCGGGTGCCGGCCGCCTACATCGTGCGGCGGATGGTGATCGAGGTGCCCTTCGTGCTGTTCGCGTTCCTCATCCCGGTCATAGGGCTGGGGGAGCGGATCACGGTGCTGGGGCTCTCGCTGAGCGTGCCTGGTCTCTGGGCGGCCTGGAACATCCTGGCCAAGGCCACGCTGGGGGTGGCCGCCTCGATCCTGCTGGCGGCCACCACGGAGCCGAGGGTCATCCTCATCGGGGCACAGCGGCTGCGCCTGCCGAGCCTGCTCGTGCAGATCGCCATGTTCATGCTGAGATACATGGACGTGATCATGGATGAGATGCGGCGGATGCGGGTGGCGCGGGAGTCTCGTGGGTTCGAAGCCCGGAATTTCCGGCACATCCCGGTGATCGCGCGGTCCGCAGGGGCGTTGTTCATCCGTTCGTACGAGCGGGGCGAGCGGGTGCATCTGGCGATGTTGAGCCGCGGATACTCCGGTGCTATGCCGATAATTCATGACATGTCGGCATCCGCCCCCCAATGGGGCACCGCTCTCGCTCTGCCCGCCGCGGCACTCGCAGTGTTGGGACTCGGTCTGTGA